One region of Oxalobacteraceae bacterium OTU3CAMAD1 genomic DNA includes:
- a CDS encoding glutamine synthetase family protein, producing the protein MAIRENFTYTDMDLWLNEKHVTEIECLVPDLTGVARGKILPRGKFTQERGMRIPEAVLGMTVTGNYPTEDAGYDRAISSTDRDMILKADPTTITMVPWASDPTAQVIHDCYFSDGRLVDFAPRSVLRRVLKLYEDKGWKPVVAPELEFYLTAKNTDPDLPLRPPIGRSGRAETSRQVYSIDAVNEFDPLFEDIYDYCELMNLDVDTLIHEIGAGQMEINFLHGDPLGLADKVFFFKRTLREAALKHDMYATFMAKPMAGEPGSAMHVHQSVVDVKTGMNIFSAEDGSAAPIFKQYIAGLQRYMPSAMAIVAPYVNSYRRLVRHTAAPINIQWGMDNRTVGFRVPESGVQDRRVENRIIGADANPYLALAVTLACGYLGMTEQLEPTPMTVGSAYDLKVELPQGLPEALQHLRAEDKLRSVLGGRFIDVYAAIKDLEHQEFMTVISPWEREHLLLHV; encoded by the coding sequence ATGGCAATCCGCGAGAACTTTACATACACAGATATGGATCTGTGGCTGAACGAAAAACACGTCACCGAAATTGAATGCCTGGTGCCCGATCTGACGGGCGTGGCACGCGGGAAGATTCTCCCGCGCGGTAAATTCACCCAGGAGCGCGGCATGCGCATCCCCGAAGCGGTGCTGGGCATGACCGTGACCGGCAACTACCCCACCGAGGACGCTGGCTACGACCGCGCCATCTCCAGCACCGACCGCGACATGATCCTCAAGGCCGATCCGACCACCATCACCATGGTGCCGTGGGCCAGCGACCCGACCGCGCAGGTGATCCACGATTGCTACTTCTCCGACGGGCGTCTGGTCGATTTCGCGCCGCGTTCCGTGCTGCGCCGGGTGCTCAAGCTGTATGAGGACAAAGGATGGAAGCCGGTGGTGGCGCCGGAGCTGGAGTTTTACCTGACTGCCAAGAACACCGACCCGGACCTGCCTTTGCGTCCGCCGATCGGGCGCAGCGGCCGCGCGGAGACCAGTCGTCAGGTCTACAGCATCGACGCCGTCAACGAATTCGATCCGCTGTTCGAGGACATCTACGACTACTGCGAATTGATGAACCTCGATGTCGACACTTTGATTCACGAAATCGGCGCCGGTCAGATGGAGATCAACTTCCTGCACGGCGATCCGCTGGGACTGGCCGACAAGGTGTTCTTCTTCAAACGCACCCTGCGCGAGGCAGCGCTCAAGCACGACATGTACGCCACCTTCATGGCCAAGCCGATGGCGGGCGAACCGGGTTCCGCGATGCACGTGCACCAGAGCGTGGTCGACGTCAAAACGGGCATGAACATCTTCAGCGCCGAGGATGGATCGGCCGCGCCGATCTTCAAGCAGTACATCGCCGGCCTGCAGCGCTACATGCCGTCGGCGATGGCGATCGTCGCGCCGTATGTCAATTCGTACCGCCGCCTGGTGCGCCACACGGCCGCGCCGATCAACATCCAGTGGGGCATGGACAACCGCACCGTCGGTTTCCGCGTGCCGGAATCGGGTGTGCAGGACCGCCGCGTCGAAAACCGCATCATCGGCGCGGATGCCAATCCGTACCTGGCGCTGGCCGTCACGCTGGCCTGCGGTTATCTCGGCATGACCGAGCAGCTGGAACCGACGCCGATGACCGTGGGCAGCGCCTACGACCTGAAGGTCGAATTGCCGCAAGGCTTGCCGGAAGCGCTGCAGCATTTGCGCGCCGAGGACAAACTGCGCAGCGTATTGGGCGGCCGCTTCATCGACGTCTACGCCGCCATCAAGGACCTGGAGCATCAGGAGTTCATGACCGTCATCAGCCCGTGGGAACGCGAACACCTGCTGCTGCACGTCTGA
- a CDS encoding gamma-glutamyl-gamma-aminobutyrate hydrolase family protein gives MRSPIVLVPACVNLVGVHASHTAHLKYVAAVADGARCTPLIVPALGAATDFDALLDLADGIMLTGSPSNVDAALYGQAVFDPLLPRDPARDATTLPLIRAAIERGIPLLAICRGFQEMNVALGGTLHQAVHDVPGMSDHREHKTLTLEQQYAASHSVTLERDGRLAQILGGVPTIMVNSLHGQGIAKLAPSLVVEARADDGLVEAYSLPGDTGFTLAVQWHPEWRLSENPDSIKLFQAFGEACRIYKQGRDA, from the coding sequence ATGCGCAGCCCTATCGTTCTCGTTCCCGCTTGCGTCAATCTGGTTGGCGTCCACGCCAGCCACACCGCGCATCTCAAATACGTCGCCGCCGTGGCCGACGGCGCCCGGTGCACGCCGCTGATCGTGCCGGCGCTGGGCGCGGCCACCGATTTCGACGCGCTGCTCGATCTTGCGGACGGCATCATGCTGACCGGTTCCCCCTCAAATGTCGACGCCGCCCTGTATGGGCAAGCGGTGTTCGATCCCTTGCTGCCGCGCGATCCCGCGCGCGACGCCACCACGCTGCCGCTGATCCGCGCGGCGATCGAGCGCGGCATCCCGCTGCTGGCGATCTGCCGTGGCTTCCAGGAGATGAACGTGGCGCTGGGCGGCACGTTGCACCAGGCCGTGCACGATGTGCCGGGCATGTCCGATCACCGTGAGCACAAGACGCTGACGCTGGAGCAGCAATACGCCGCGTCGCACAGCGTGACCTTGGAGCGGGACGGTCGTTTGGCGCAAATACTGGGTGGCGTACCGACCATTATGGTCAATTCGCTGCACGGGCAGGGCATCGCCAAACTGGCGCCGTCGCTTGTGGTGGAGGCCCGCGCCGACGATGGCCTGGTCGAGGCCTACAGCCTGCCGGGCGACACGGGATTCACGCTCGCGGTACAGTGGCACCCCGAGTGGCGGTTATCAGAGAACCCCGACTCCATCAAGTTGTTCCAGGCCTTCGGTGAGGCCTGCCGCATCTACAAGCAAGGGAGAGACGCATGA
- a CDS encoding ABC transporter permease subunit, which translates to MKGNTTFMQRWFGRGWLSMGYLFLYLPIVVLVVFSFNSSRQDMVWTGFSLQWYAALMNDSEIISGLGLSLRIALMTACASVVLGTFAAFVLNRYHRFTGRTLFAGMVSAPLVMPEVIIGLSLLLMLVSVQKVFGFPERGMMTIWIGHTLLGMAYAAVVVQSRLQEMNKSLEEAAMDLGCRPYQVFFLVTLPNIKQALGSAWLLTFTLSLDDVVLSAFLSGPGSSTMPIVIFSRARLGLDPRVNAVAALTILVVTIGVIASSLYIARNERLRQKQISSAAKG; encoded by the coding sequence ATGAAAGGCAATACCACTTTTATGCAGCGTTGGTTCGGGCGCGGCTGGCTGTCGATGGGTTATCTGTTCCTGTATCTGCCGATCGTCGTGCTGGTGGTCTTCTCGTTCAACAGCTCGCGCCAGGACATGGTGTGGACCGGCTTCTCGCTGCAATGGTACGCGGCGCTGATGAACGATTCGGAGATCATCAGCGGCCTGGGGCTGTCGCTGCGCATCGCGCTGATGACGGCTTGCGCGTCGGTGGTGCTGGGCACCTTCGCCGCTTTCGTGCTCAATCGCTATCACCGCTTCACCGGCCGTACGCTGTTCGCCGGCATGGTCAGCGCACCACTGGTGATGCCGGAGGTGATCATCGGGCTGTCGCTGCTGCTGATGCTGGTGTCGGTGCAGAAGGTGTTCGGCTTCCCCGAGCGCGGCATGATGACGATCTGGATCGGCCACACCTTGCTGGGCATGGCCTATGCGGCGGTGGTGGTGCAATCGCGTCTGCAGGAGATGAACAAGTCGCTGGAAGAGGCGGCGATGGACCTGGGTTGCAGACCGTATCAGGTGTTCTTCCTGGTGACGCTGCCGAACATCAAACAGGCGCTGGGTTCCGCGTGGCTGTTGACGTTCACCTTGTCGCTCGACGACGTGGTGCTGTCGGCCTTCCTGTCCGGCCCCGGTTCGTCGACGATGCCGATCGTGATCTTCTCGCGCGCCCGTCTGGGGCTGGACCCGCGCGTGAACGCGGTCGCCGCGCTGACCATCCTGGTCGTCACCATCGGCGTGATCGCATCGAGCCTCTACATCGCCCGTAACGAGCGGCTGCGTCAGAAGCAGATTTCGTCGGCAGCCAAAGGCTGA
- a CDS encoding ABC transporter permease subunit, with the protein MTFLKNLLTLRWLTGRRVVIAVPFLWLTFAFLVPFLIVLRISFTESDMGNPFGTLMTLVDGVITLKVKISNYLFIAEDELYVLTYLSSLKFAAITTALCLIIGYPFAYFMARAKPTVRPVLLMLVMLPFWTSFLLRIYAWKGILATNGIVNNFLTGIGAISEPLHLMNTQFSLIIGMVYAYLPFMILPLYANLVKMDTRFLEAAADLGATPLQAFWRITVPLSKSGIIAGSMLVFIPAIGEYVIPELLGGPETLMIGRQLWDEFFTNNDWPLASSVTVVVILLILVPMAIFNKYKAEQEARS; encoded by the coding sequence ATGACTTTTCTGAAGAATTTACTGACCTTGCGATGGCTGACCGGCCGCCGCGTCGTCATCGCCGTGCCCTTCCTTTGGCTGACGTTCGCCTTCCTGGTTCCGTTCCTGATCGTCCTGCGCATCAGCTTCACCGAGTCGGACATGGGCAATCCGTTCGGCACCTTGATGACGCTCGTCGACGGCGTCATCACGCTCAAGGTCAAGATATCGAACTACCTGTTTATCGCCGAGGACGAGCTGTATGTGCTGACGTATCTCAGCTCCCTCAAGTTCGCCGCCATCACCACCGCGCTATGCCTGATCATCGGTTATCCGTTCGCCTACTTCATGGCGCGCGCCAAGCCGACCGTCCGGCCGGTGCTGCTGATGCTGGTGATGCTGCCGTTCTGGACCTCCTTCCTGCTGCGGATCTACGCGTGGAAGGGCATACTGGCGACCAACGGTATCGTCAACAACTTCCTGACCGGGATCGGCGCCATCAGCGAGCCGCTGCACCTGATGAACACCCAGTTCTCGCTGATCATCGGCATGGTCTACGCCTATCTGCCGTTCATGATCCTGCCGCTGTACGCCAACCTGGTGAAGATGGATACCCGCTTCCTGGAGGCGGCCGCCGATCTGGGTGCGACGCCGCTGCAAGCGTTCTGGCGCATCACCGTGCCTTTGTCGAAGTCCGGCATCATCGCCGGATCGATGCTGGTCTTCATTCCGGCCATCGGCGAATACGTGATTCCGGAGCTGCTGGGCGGTCCAGAGACCCTGATGATCGGCCGCCAGTTGTGGGACGAATTCTTCACCAATAACGACTGGCCGCTGGCGTCGTCGGTGACGGTGGTGGTGATCCTGCTGATTTTGGTGCCGATGGCGATCTTTAATAAATACAAGGCAGAGCAGGAGGCCCGCTCATGA
- the potA gene encoding polyamine ABC transporter ATP-binding protein: MTIERAAEPFLLIRNLVKEFDGVRAVNDVSVAINKGEIFALLGSSGCGKSTLLRMLAGFETPTQGQITLAGKDIVSVPPYQRPINMMFQSYALFPHLSVWDNIAFGLRRDGLPKDEIAARVEQMLNLVQLTAYGKRKPHQLSGGQQQRVALARSLAKRPQLLLLDEPLGALDKKLRERTQMELVGIIEEVGVTCVMVTHDQDEAMSMATRIAVMSEGRILQVGPPGEIYETPNCRFVADFIGSVNLFNGSVTVDEPDHVIIDTPEGRHYVTHGITGVMGMPVAVAVRPEKIALQTEAPTLEQRANAGEHGYNCVQGAITAMAYFGNETLYHVRLDSGMEIKVSRTNAARHDDAALKRDQRVYAWWDGADVVVLTS; this comes from the coding sequence ATGACCATAGAGCGAGCTGCTGAACCCTTCCTCCTGATCCGCAATCTGGTTAAGGAATTCGACGGTGTCCGCGCTGTCAACGACGTCTCGGTCGCCATCAACAAGGGCGAGATTTTCGCATTGCTGGGCAGCTCGGGCTGCGGCAAATCGACCCTGCTGCGGATGTTGGCCGGCTTCGAGACGCCGACCCAGGGTCAGATCACGCTCGCCGGCAAGGATATCGTCAGCGTGCCGCCGTATCAGCGCCCGATCAACATGATGTTCCAGTCGTACGCGCTGTTCCCGCACCTGTCGGTGTGGGACAACATCGCCTTCGGCCTGCGCCGCGACGGCCTGCCGAAGGACGAAATCGCCGCGCGCGTGGAGCAGATGCTCAATCTGGTGCAACTGACCGCCTACGGCAAGCGCAAGCCGCACCAGCTCTCAGGCGGCCAGCAGCAGCGCGTGGCGCTGGCGCGCAGCCTGGCCAAGCGGCCGCAATTGCTGCTGCTCGACGAGCCGCTCGGCGCCCTCGATAAGAAGCTGCGCGAGCGCACCCAGATGGAACTGGTCGGCATTATCGAGGAAGTCGGCGTCACCTGCGTGATGGTCACCCACGACCAGGACGAGGCGATGAGCATGGCGACCCGCATCGCCGTCATGAGCGAAGGCCGCATCCTGCAGGTCGGCCCGCCGGGCGAGATCTACGAAACGCCGAACTGCCGCTTTGTGGCGGACTTCATCGGCAGTGTCAATCTGTTCAACGGCAGCGTCACGGTCGATGAACCGGACCACGTGATCATCGACACGCCCGAGGGCCGCCACTACGTCACCCACGGCATCACCGGGGTGATGGGCATGCCGGTGGCGGTGGCCGTGCGGCCCGAGAAGATCGCCCTGCAAACGGAGGCGCCGACCCTGGAGCAGCGCGCCAACGCCGGCGAGCATGGCTACAACTGCGTGCAGGGCGCCATCACCGCGATGGCCTACTTCGGCAACGAGACCTTGTACCACGTACGTCTGGACAGCGGCATGGAGATCAAGGTCTCGCGCACCAACGCCGCCCGCCACGACGACGCCGCGCTCAAGCGCGACCAGCGCGTCTACGCCTGGTGGGACGGCGCCGACGTCGTCGTGCTGACCAGCTGA